Proteins encoded within one genomic window of Sulfurovum sp. XGS-02:
- the pyrE gene encoding orotate phosphoribosyltransferase: MQKSYDVEKAYKEANALLEGHFLLASGNHSNRYLQSAKVLEYPKKASLLTDALAEMIRSHGIEVDTVCAPALGGVLAGYELARSLDVRSIFVEKKEGGMELRRGFEVAKGEKIIICEDIITTGGSALKAAKAIEALGGEVVAFASLANRGFCKRVGSDAEAKEECSLPNDVPLFALDDFTFEMFTPEECPMCKEGSTAIKPGSKG; this comes from the coding sequence ATGCAAAAATCCTATGATGTAGAAAAAGCATATAAAGAGGCAAATGCTCTGCTTGAAGGACACTTTCTTCTAGCTAGCGGCAATCACTCAAACAGATATCTCCAGAGTGCTAAAGTGCTTGAATACCCTAAAAAGGCCTCTTTGCTTACTGATGCCCTGGCTGAGATGATCCGATCACACGGTATTGAAGTAGATACGGTGTGTGCCCCTGCTTTAGGTGGTGTGCTTGCCGGCTATGAACTTGCACGTTCACTGGATGTACGTTCTATCTTTGTTGAGAAGAAAGAGGGAGGCATGGAGTTGCGTCGCGGGTTTGAAGTGGCGAAGGGTGAGAAGATCATCATTTGTGAAGATATTATCACAACCGGTGGTTCTGCACTGAAGGCTGCAAAGGCTATCGAGGCGCTGGGCGGTGAGGTTGTTGCCTTTGCATCACTGGCAAACAGAGGTTTTTGTAAACGTGTAGGCAGCGATGCCGAGGCAAAAGAAGAGTGCAGCCTGCCAAATGATGTACCGCTCTTTGCACTGGATGATTTTACTTTTGAAATGTTCACGCCTGAAGAGTGTCCTATGTGTAAAGAGGGCAGTACCGCGATCAAACCAGGGAGTAAAGGATAA
- the secG gene encoding preprotein translocase subunit SecG produces MTSTLLIVQIILAIAITIAVLLQKSSSIGLGAYSGSNESVFGAKGPTGFLAKLTFTLAFAFIVNTLALGYLYTTATTASVADTIVPANNAAVPAVPTAAESTTPSAPAAPTAN; encoded by the coding sequence ATGACATCAACACTTTTAATCGTACAAATCATACTTGCAATAGCGATCACGATCGCTGTACTGCTGCAAAAAAGTTCAAGCATAGGTCTTGGCGCATACAGTGGAAGTAATGAATCTGTATTTGGTGCAAAAGGGCCCACTGGTTTTCTTGCAAAACTTACTTTTACGCTTGCATTTGCATTTATTGTTAATACGCTAGCATTGGGATACCTGTACACCACAGCAACCACTGCATCTGTTGCAGACACTATCGTTCCTGCAAATAATGCCGCTGTACCGGCAGTACCGACAGCAGCGGAAAGCACTACCCCTTCAGCACCGGCTGCGCCCACTGCCAACTAA
- a CDS encoding Bax inhibitor-1/YccA family protein, which produces MALYDRDYTSAETGYAQESVSVSFMKQTYQLLAASMIAAAAGAYATMPYAEAIMQYKWFIFGAELLILFFGLNMTRGKAGLNLAMLFLFTFLTGVSLVPLLASLIGAGNGAVIGNAFLMTSVLFGALSLFAINSKTDYSSWGKPLFITLIVVIIASLVNMFILQSPMMHVIITAGILLLFSMFTIYDTQNIANGAYDSPVDAAVSLYLDFLNMFTALLQLLGIFGSDD; this is translated from the coding sequence ATGGCTTTATATGATAGAGACTATACATCAGCAGAAACTGGCTACGCTCAGGAAAGCGTATCGGTAAGCTTTATGAAGCAAACGTATCAACTCTTGGCGGCAAGTATGATCGCTGCTGCTGCAGGGGCTTATGCTACGATGCCTTATGCTGAGGCGATCATGCAATACAAATGGTTCATTTTTGGTGCAGAACTTTTAATACTGTTCTTTGGACTTAATATGACAAGAGGAAAAGCAGGGCTTAACTTGGCAATGTTGTTCCTCTTCACCTTTTTGACAGGTGTTTCACTGGTACCGCTTTTGGCTTCACTTATCGGTGCAGGAAATGGTGCAGTGATAGGAAATGCATTCCTAATGACCTCTGTTCTTTTTGGTGCATTAAGCCTATTTGCCATTAACAGTAAGACAGATTACTCAAGCTGGGGAAAACCGCTTTTCATCACGCTGATCGTAGTGATCATCGCATCACTGGTAAATATGTTCATACTTCAAAGTCCAATGATGCATGTGATCATCACTGCTGGTATCTTGCTTCTGTTCAGTATGTTTACGATCTATGATACACAAAACATCGCAAATGGTGCATACGACTCACCGGTAGATGCAGCTGTCTCTCTTTACCTGGATTTCCTGAACATGTTTACAGCACTCCTCCAGCTTCTTGGAATCTTCGGAAGTGATGACTAA
- the frr gene encoding ribosome recycling factor encodes MLNEIFEQTKENMQKSIESLKRDFASLRTGKVTTGIVDNIKVDYYGTMTALNQVGSVIATDATTISITPWEKTLLPVIEKAIQEANIGVNPNNDGDFIKLFFPPMTSEQRQEIVKQAKGMVEHAKIAVRNVRKDGNDKIKKLEKEKELSEDESKKAQEQIQKITDEYIAKVDETFKAKEADILKV; translated from the coding sequence ATGTTAAATGAGATTTTTGAACAGACAAAAGAGAATATGCAAAAGAGTATTGAATCTCTTAAAAGAGACTTTGCTTCACTAAGAACAGGAAAAGTAACCACGGGTATCGTAGACAACATTAAAGTGGACTACTATGGAACTATGACAGCACTCAACCAAGTAGGAAGTGTCATTGCTACAGATGCGACAACGATCAGTATTACGCCTTGGGAGAAAACGCTTCTTCCAGTGATCGAAAAAGCGATCCAGGAAGCAAACATCGGTGTGAACCCAAACAATGACGGAGACTTCATCAAACTCTTTTTCCCGCCAATGACAAGCGAACAGAGACAAGAGATCGTAAAACAAGCCAAAGGTATGGTTGAACATGCAAAAATTGCTGTCAGAAATGTAAGAAAAGATGGGAATGACAAGATCAAAAAACTTGAGAAAGAGAAAGAACTCAGCGAAGATGAATCTAAAAAAGCGCAAGAGCAGATCCAAAAGATCACAGATGAATACATTGCAAAAGTAGACGAAACATTCAAAGCTAAAGAAGCTGATATCCTTAAGGTTTAA
- a CDS encoding thiamine-phosphate pyrophosphorylase produces the protein MTNEETSEKIARLIDANLNRLKEGIRVIEDINRYIYDDKSLTSTLKQLRHKLQLAYDQNRLQYRDIENDVQKESITSELSRSSINDLIIANFSRAQESARVLEESFKLVDHTLSELFKEVRYGLYAVEKAFFIQQDEPKK, from the coding sequence ATGACTAACGAAGAGACTTCGGAAAAGATTGCGCGTCTTATCGATGCCAATCTTAACCGACTAAAAGAGGGTATACGTGTCATAGAGGATATCAATCGTTATATTTATGATGACAAATCTTTAACTTCCACCCTTAAACAATTACGACATAAACTCCAGCTTGCCTATGACCAGAATCGTCTACAATACAGAGACATCGAAAATGATGTACAAAAAGAGAGTATCACCTCTGAATTGTCTCGCAGCAGTATCAATGACTTGATCATAGCAAACTTTTCAAGAGCCCAGGAGTCTGCACGTGTCCTTGAAGAGAGTTTTAAACTGGTAGACCATACATTGTCTGAACTTTTCAAAGAGGTTCGTTATGGTCTGTATGCTGTTGAAAAAGCCTTTTTTATACAGCAGGATGAGCCAAAGAAGTAG
- a CDS encoding ATP-binding protein → MEDIYEKLGLFYLGKEIDKQSMETTEALTLLKNKHFTTHAAIIGMTGSGKTGLGVGLIEEAVIDNIPSIIIDPKGDMGDLCLTDPTFSSASFEPWVADEAKSKDTNIHAYAKKISSIWKEGIESWGQSTQRVQKFHEVKKTIYTPGSSAGISVNIMSSLEVPPTQIFEESDTFASYLKSTTTSLLALVGIHADPLESKAYILLAQIITRSWIAGEDLSIESIIGKILNPPFKKIGVLSLDDFYPQNDRFTLASKFNALLASPSFSLWLQGERLDIQKLLYDENGKAKVAIFSISHLNDDERMFFVTLLLNRYIAWMRRQSGTSALKTLLYMDEIFGFFPPTKNPPSKEPMLLLLKQARAFGVGVVLSTQNPVDLDYKGLSNIGTWFIGRLQTTQDIERVIDGLGGKVGSNFEKNEIKSLLTNLKKRTFFLKSAHLDDIRLFGTRWVMSYLKGPLKRDEISKLMREQKSITTGETQSVERIVPNTSKLENYQTIDASIPQYYEPDVSARNIFSPTLGAKAKIHFYQQRKGIDCERAIELYLPLDEKQQRIAWEDAVEEVLGFDRFPHTPPKNAKFHPLPDMVLEDKRLVKAIKELKETLYRQHDLKLLRCLSPRLESKVEESRADFMVRLQDELNEKKEMEIEKLQICYGKKEKTLLERLSRAKDRVEKEASDSTGSMIEAGIAVLGALFGRSTPTKIGRAVSKGSKILKERGEMSRAEERMTTIEEEIEALEYELEDTIDALQEKYSVDNCEIEKFTIKPRKSDIDVEICAVVWRAKNV, encoded by the coding sequence ATGGAAGATATCTATGAAAAATTAGGACTGTTTTATCTGGGCAAAGAGATTGACAAGCAGAGTATGGAGACAACAGAAGCCCTTACACTGCTTAAGAACAAACACTTTACCACCCATGCAGCGATCATAGGGATGACGGGTTCAGGTAAGACAGGACTGGGTGTAGGTCTTATAGAAGAAGCGGTCATAGATAATATTCCCTCCATCATTATCGATCCAAAAGGAGATATGGGAGACCTGTGCCTGACCGACCCCACTTTTTCTTCTGCTTCATTTGAACCATGGGTAGCAGATGAAGCAAAGTCCAAGGATACCAATATCCATGCCTATGCGAAGAAGATAAGCAGCATCTGGAAAGAGGGGATAGAGAGCTGGGGACAAAGTACTCAGCGTGTACAAAAGTTTCATGAGGTGAAAAAGACCATCTATACACCGGGAAGCTCGGCCGGTATCTCTGTGAACATTATGAGTTCTCTGGAAGTACCTCCTACACAGATATTTGAAGAGAGCGATACCTTTGCTTCCTATTTAAAAAGCACCACCACTTCATTACTTGCTTTAGTAGGTATCCATGCGGATCCTTTAGAGTCCAAAGCGTATATCCTTCTAGCACAGATCATCACAAGATCATGGATTGCAGGGGAAGATCTAAGTATAGAAAGTATCATAGGAAAGATACTCAATCCTCCGTTTAAAAAGATAGGGGTACTGTCTCTGGATGACTTTTACCCGCAAAATGACCGTTTTACATTGGCCAGCAAATTTAACGCGTTGCTTGCAAGTCCAAGCTTTTCACTTTGGCTGCAGGGAGAGCGTTTGGATATTCAAAAACTGTTGTATGACGAAAACGGCAAAGCCAAAGTAGCCATTTTTTCTATCTCCCACCTCAATGACGATGAGCGTATGTTCTTTGTCACCTTGCTGCTTAATAGATACATCGCTTGGATGCGTCGTCAAAGCGGCACCTCTGCACTTAAAACACTCCTCTATATGGATGAGATCTTTGGTTTTTTCCCTCCTACGAAGAATCCGCCAAGTAAAGAGCCTATGCTGCTACTTCTCAAACAGGCAAGGGCTTTTGGTGTAGGTGTGGTATTGAGTACGCAAAATCCTGTGGACCTGGACTATAAAGGGCTTTCGAACATAGGCACATGGTTCATTGGAAGATTGCAAACGACACAGGATATAGAGAGAGTGATCGATGGACTTGGAGGGAAAGTAGGTTCGAACTTTGAGAAGAACGAGATCAAGAGTCTCTTGACCAATCTAAAAAAGAGAACATTCTTCCTTAAAAGCGCACACCTGGATGATATCCGGCTTTTTGGTACACGTTGGGTGATGAGTTATCTTAAGGGCCCACTCAAAAGGGATGAGATCTCCAAGCTTATGCGAGAACAAAAGTCCATAACGACGGGTGAAACACAAAGTGTAGAGCGGATAGTTCCAAATACCTCTAAATTAGAAAATTATCAAACGATCGATGCCTCTATCCCTCAATACTATGAACCCGATGTCTCAGCACGCAATATATTCTCTCCCACTTTGGGCGCCAAAGCAAAAATACATTTTTACCAGCAACGAAAAGGTATCGATTGTGAGAGAGCGATCGAACTCTATCTGCCTTTGGATGAAAAACAGCAACGTATTGCCTGGGAAGATGCGGTTGAGGAAGTACTCGGATTTGACAGGTTCCCTCATACACCCCCGAAAAATGCAAAGTTTCATCCTCTTCCTGACATGGTGCTGGAAGATAAGAGATTGGTAAAAGCGATCAAAGAGCTGAAAGAGACCCTTTATCGTCAGCATGACTTGAAACTGCTGCGTTGTCTTTCTCCGAGGCTGGAATCCAAAGTAGAGGAATCGCGTGCTGATTTTATGGTCCGTTTGCAAGATGAGCTGAATGAAAAAAAAGAGATGGAGATAGAAAAACTTCAAATTTGTTACGGTAAAAAAGAGAAAACACTCCTAGAGAGACTCTCACGTGCTAAAGATCGGGTAGAAAAAGAGGCATCAGACTCTACAGGATCTATGATAGAAGCAGGAATCGCTGTCCTTGGTGCCCTGTTCGGACGCTCGACTCCGACAAAGATAGGCCGTGCCGTAAGCAAAGGAAGCAAGATACTCAAAGAGCGCGGAGAGATGAGCAGGGCAGAAGAGCGTATGACAACTATAGAAGAGGAGATAGAAGCACTTGAATACGAACTGGAAGATACAATAGATGCACTGCAGGAAAAATACAGTGTAGATAATTGTGAGATAGAGAAATTTACCATTAAGCCCAGAAAGAGTGATATAGATGTGGAGATATGTGCTGTTGTCTGGAGGGCAAAGAATGTATAG
- a CDS encoding methyltransferase domain-containing protein, with translation MSTVIQEFSRFAHEYDTYNVIQAEVAKALVEQLPPSHYTTLIDIGCGSGEVYKNLVKHDLSFEQVLVLDSSPEMLEIHPSSKKIKKICADFNKLQAFEHLPYRPGNLLLSSSALQWSKDLDFTLSEIAKKSHLAYFAIFTSNTFKTLHETAQIPSPIYPESVLRETIEKYYRATFEVKKYKLHFESVREMFNYIKKSGVSGGEKQLCYRETKQLMKRYPLDYLEFEVLFVKATSLAHPAV, from the coding sequence ATGTCTACTGTTATTCAAGAGTTTTCTCGTTTTGCACATGAGTATGATACTTATAATGTCATCCAGGCAGAGGTTGCCAAAGCATTGGTAGAACAGCTTCCTCCTTCACATTATACGACGCTTATAGATATCGGATGTGGGAGTGGGGAAGTCTATAAGAACTTAGTGAAGCATGATCTTTCATTTGAGCAGGTTCTTGTGTTGGACTCCTCCCCTGAGATGCTGGAGATACACCCCTCTTCGAAGAAGATCAAAAAAATATGTGCAGATTTCAATAAGCTTCAAGCATTTGAACATCTTCCCTATAGACCTGGGAATCTTCTTCTCTCCTCTTCGGCTTTGCAATGGAGCAAAGATCTGGATTTCACGCTGTCTGAGATTGCAAAAAAGTCACATCTTGCCTATTTTGCTATTTTTACATCCAATACATTTAAAACATTGCATGAAACAGCCCAGATCCCTTCCCCTATTTACCCTGAATCGGTATTGAGAGAGACGATCGAGAAATACTATCGCGCTACCTTTGAAGTAAAAAAGTACAAACTTCACTTTGAGAGTGTACGCGAAATGTTTAACTATATTAAAAAAAGTGGTGTAAGCGGAGGAGAAAAACAACTGTGCTACAGAGAGACAAAGCAGCTTATGAAGCGTTATCCTTTGGATTATCTGGAGTTTGAAGTTTTGTTCGTGAAGGCTACTTCTTTGGCTCATCCTGCTGTATAA